GTGCCCTTCAGGTCCTCGACCCAAGTGCGGGCAAGGTTGCGGACCGCCGCCTTGCTGGAGCTGTAGGTGGTCATCGCTGGAGCGCCCGTGGTGCCGGCGCTCGATCCGGTCAGAATGATCGAACCGCCCTTGCCCATAAGCGGCAGCGCCTTCTGAACCGAGAAGATTGTACCTTTCACATTTACGTCGAAGGTTTCGTCGATGTGCGCGGCGGTGATCTCGCCAAGCTTGACCATGCTTCCCGTTCCGGCGTTGGCGAACACGATGTCGAGCGTTCCGCGCTCCGCCTTCACCGCTGCGTACAGCCGGTCGAGGTCGGCCTCGATTGCGATCGAACCCTGCACGGCGCGGGCATTGGGCCCGAGCTCGGCCACAGCGGCGTCGAGCGCCTCCTGCCGACGGCCGAAGATGAAGACGAAGGCGCCTTCCTCAACGAAACGCTTTGCCGCGGCGAGGCCGATGCCGGTTGCGCCGCCGGTGATCACCGCGGTCTTTCCATTCAGTCTTGTCATGTGTGCGTCTTTCGATCGAGTTGCGCGGAGGCTGGAGAACTCCCGGCCCCAGGGCGCTCAACATGGGTCTGCGCGAGGCGAGCGTTGAGAGGGGGAATGCGCACATCGGTGGTGCAAAATTCGTCCTGCTTTTCGTTTGCGAGGCGTACCTCACGGTGCAAGATGCGCCATGATCGACTGGGATGACGTTCGCTACTTTCTGGCCGTCGCGCGCGCAGGCTCCCTGCGGGCGGGTGCCGAAGGCCTCGGAGTCTACCATTCGACCGTGTTGCGGCGGATCGCCCAGCTTGAGGATCGCCTCGGGGCGGAGATGTTCGAAAAGCTGCCCTCGGGCTACCGCCTGACGGCCGCGGGCGAGGAGGTGCTCGAGCTCGCGAATCAAATGGAGGCATCGTCGCACCAGCTGGAGACGCGCGTCTTCGGCCGCGATCAGAGCGTGCGCGGGCTGCTGCGCGTGACGTTGGCGCCGACCCTCGCAACCCATCTGCTCATGCCCGACTTCACCGATTTCGCGCGTCAGCACCCGGATATCGAGATGGACATCCTGTCGTCCGGCGAACTGGCAAACCTGACCAACCGGGAGGCCGACGTGGCGATCCGCGTGGTCTATGATCGCAAAAACCTGCCGCTCAATCTCCATGCCCTCAAAGGGCCTGAGGTGTTCGGCGGCGTCTACATGGCCCGCGATCACCTGGCTGCATGGCGTGCGGGTGCGGCCGATCCTGTCCGGTGGATCGTCATCAGCACGCATGGCATTCCGGATTGGGCCGGTCCCGGTGAGATTCGCACGACGGAAATCCCGTTCAGGACGACGGACGCCGAGGCGCAGATCGTTGCTGTCCGGCAGGGACTTGGGATCACGACATTGCCATGCTTCGCCGGAGATGCCGATCCCATGTTGGTGAGGGTGCCGGGCACCGACCTACACCTCTACGGAGCGCTCTGGCTTCTCACCCATGGAGAGACCCGCAAGACGAAGCGCGTGCGGCTGTTCACGGAGTTCGTATCGCGCAGGCTTGCCGCCTACGCGCCGCTTCTCGCGGGGCTGTCGCTGTCGCAAGACTGATGCGCGGCGAATCCGGTGGCGATGTCGTCATCGGGACGCGAAGGCCGCTATGGGAATGTCGCTGCCTTCTCGGAGGCCCGCGCCAGGGCTTGCGTGTCGACATACTCCCGGATGTTCGCCACTTTGCCGTCTCGAACGGTGATGGCGAAGACGAAATTGTCCTCGAACGCCCTGTTCGTGGCTTTGATCTTGCCCGTGGCGAAGCCGATCATGAGAACCCGGTCGCGCTGCGCGACGAATTCGGGCGGGGACGGGAAGGACGTTTCCACTTCCTCGGCCGCTTTCTGCAGAAATTCGTCAAGCCCCGCATGCCCGCGATGCACGCCTGCCAGCGGCCAGCCCTCGCCCGGAATAATCCATTCGATATCCTCGGCCGCCAACGCCAGCAGATCCTGCCGGTTGCCGCCCATTGCCGCGAAGAAGGCCCTCACGACCCCAACATTATCTTCGGGGCTCATCGAAAAACTCTCCTTTTCTCTTTATGTCGGATAACGTGCAGCCGACGTCTCAGCCGATCTCGACGTTCAAGGCGATGTCCCAGGAGCCCGCGCCGTTCTTCGCCAGGCCGATCATCATCAGCCCGAGCGCCTCGAGCGTCT
This genomic window from Sphingomonas abietis contains:
- a CDS encoding SDR family NAD(P)-dependent oxidoreductase codes for the protein MTRLNGKTAVITGGATGIGLAAAKRFVEEGAFVFIFGRRQEALDAAVAELGPNARAVQGSIAIEADLDRLYAAVKAERGTLDIVFANAGTGSMVKLGEITAAHIDETFDVNVKGTIFSVQKALPLMGKGGSIILTGSSAGTTGAPAMTTYSSSKAAVRNLARTWVEDLKGTDIRVNVLSPGAIATELATEALGEEGLKVYGAMTGFQRMGDPAELGSAAAFLASDDSSFMTGSELAVDGGLAQI
- a CDS encoding LysR family transcriptional regulator, whose protein sequence is MIDWDDVRYFLAVARAGSLRAGAEGLGVYHSTVLRRIAQLEDRLGAEMFEKLPSGYRLTAAGEEVLELANQMEASSHQLETRVFGRDQSVRGLLRVTLAPTLATHLLMPDFTDFARQHPDIEMDILSSGELANLTNREADVAIRVVYDRKNLPLNLHALKGPEVFGGVYMARDHLAAWRAGAADPVRWIVISTHGIPDWAGPGEIRTTEIPFRTTDAEAQIVAVRQGLGITTLPCFAGDADPMLVRVPGTDLHLYGALWLLTHGETRKTKRVRLFTEFVSRRLAAYAPLLAGLSLSQD
- a CDS encoding nuclear transport factor 2 family protein, which produces MSPEDNVGVVRAFFAAMGGNRQDLLALAAEDIEWIIPGEGWPLAGVHRGHAGLDEFLQKAAEEVETSFPSPPEFVAQRDRVLMIGFATGKIKATNRAFEDNFVFAITVRDGKVANIREYVDTQALARASEKAATFP